A stretch of the Actinoalloteichus fjordicus genome encodes the following:
- a CDS encoding class IV adenylate cyclase: MATEYEAKILDVSVDAVRQALRRADAEFIGETAQRRYVFDIVEGDAATWMRLRDNGTVATLSVKKIEHDGIGGTHEWETAVGDFAETLTFLSRLGYEPKSYQENRRESYRCDGAEIEIDTWPLIPPYVEIEAATRDRVVATAARLGFVEHQLTGENTTKVYARYGIDLTRIRELRFPE, encoded by the coding sequence GTGGCCACGGAGTACGAGGCGAAGATTCTGGACGTGTCCGTCGACGCGGTCCGACAGGCGCTGCGACGGGCCGACGCCGAGTTCATCGGCGAGACCGCCCAGCGCCGCTACGTGTTCGACATCGTGGAAGGCGACGCCGCCACCTGGATGCGGCTGCGCGACAACGGCACGGTCGCCACGCTGTCGGTGAAGAAGATCGAACATGACGGCATCGGCGGCACGCACGAGTGGGAGACCGCCGTCGGCGACTTCGCCGAGACGCTGACCTTTCTGTCCCGGCTGGGCTACGAACCGAAGTCCTATCAGGAGAACCGGCGCGAGTCCTACCGCTGCGACGGCGCGGAGATCGAGATCGACACCTGGCCGCTCATCCCGCCCTACGTCGAGATCGAGGCCGCCACGCGCGACCGGGTGGTGGCGACGGCCGCCCGGCTGGGCTTCGTCGAACACCAGCTCACCGGCGAGAACACCACCAAGGTCTACGCGCGCTACGGCATCGACCTGACCCGCATTCGGGAGCTGCGCTTTCCCGAGTGA
- a CDS encoding GNAT family N-acetyltransferase, whose product MHPPQAPGSPQAVPPRVPGWAREALELAGVFFAAAVAHVFAGGLAEQEDGPALLMVTGAVLVAASVLVRAWHSRRGSGRRPAVLRTGRRRDRALAWIFRARRRRLAGGGGTITGEAGPAESGPRESGPAQPHPAESDTRPAADGLVAETERGADAAATAASAAPSPRPLFVPTQPGAAREAVLWRLRVSVEDRPGRLAFLTGVLAGLSVDIRSLEVHPTDAGIVDELLVDAPTSVTAADLAEALLRAGGTQPHVVPADRHELTDPPARALGLAARIAADPDELVAVLADLLDTAEIRLDEVAIGESDVLAGTRLTLAEARIGTLRLSRPDLAFTPAEFARARALRDLAVQIRAGRRRDGVTMLAAGREISVEQADRLDLAAVRDLHRRCSPDSRFRRYRTAAGPGRDGLRRLLTPGHAHTLLARDADDGVIAMACLVWRDGEGELGLLVRDDWQRRGLGTMLARELMRTAEARGARSVHAYVQADNLCMIRIMNRVVPEPARSCRDGILHLTADLQDQPRT is encoded by the coding sequence ATGCACCCGCCCCAGGCGCCAGGGTCGCCGCAGGCCGTGCCGCCACGGGTGCCGGGATGGGCCAGGGAGGCGCTGGAGCTGGCGGGCGTGTTCTTCGCGGCCGCCGTCGCCCACGTCTTCGCGGGCGGGCTGGCCGAGCAGGAGGACGGCCCGGCCCTGCTGATGGTGACCGGCGCGGTGCTGGTCGCCGCCTCGGTCCTGGTGCGAGCCTGGCATTCCCGACGCGGTTCCGGTCGCCGCCCGGCGGTGCTGCGTACCGGACGTCGGCGGGATCGGGCCCTCGCCTGGATCTTCCGCGCCCGCAGGCGCAGGCTCGCAGGCGGAGGCGGGACGATCACGGGTGAGGCAGGCCCAGCCGAGTCCGGCCCAAGAGAGTCCGGCCCGGCGCAGCCGCACCCGGCCGAATCCGACACCCGGCCCGCAGCCGACGGCCTCGTGGCCGAGACCGAGCGCGGCGCCGACGCGGCAGCGACGGCCGCGTCCGCAGCGCCGAGCCCTCGTCCCCTGTTCGTGCCGACGCAGCCGGGAGCCGCACGGGAAGCCGTCCTCTGGCGGCTGCGCGTGTCCGTCGAGGACCGGCCGGGCAGGCTGGCCTTCCTCACCGGCGTCCTCGCAGGCCTGTCGGTGGACATCCGATCGCTGGAGGTGCACCCGACCGATGCCGGGATCGTCGACGAGCTGCTCGTCGATGCGCCGACCTCGGTGACGGCAGCCGATCTCGCCGAGGCCCTGCTGCGCGCGGGCGGGACCCAGCCCCATGTCGTGCCCGCCGACCGCCATGAACTCACCGATCCGCCCGCGCGGGCGTTGGGACTGGCCGCCCGGATCGCGGCCGATCCCGACGAACTGGTCGCGGTTCTGGCCGATCTCCTCGACACGGCAGAGATCCGACTGGACGAGGTCGCGATCGGTGAGTCCGACGTGCTGGCGGGCACCCGGCTCACCCTTGCCGAGGCCCGGATCGGCACGCTGCGGCTGTCTCGGCCGGATCTGGCGTTCACCCCGGCCGAGTTCGCCAGGGCGCGGGCCCTGCGCGACCTGGCCGTCCAGATTCGGGCAGGCCGACGTCGGGACGGCGTCACGATGCTTGCGGCGGGGCGGGAGATCTCCGTCGAGCAGGCGGATCGACTCGACCTCGCGGCGGTGCGGGACCTCCACCGTCGATGTTCCCCGGACTCCCGGTTCCGCCGCTACCGCACCGCAGCCGGTCCTGGTCGGGACGGACTTCGGCGGCTGCTCACGCCGGGTCACGCCCACACCCTGCTGGCCAGGGACGCCGACGACGGCGTGATCGCCATGGCCTGTCTCGTCTGGCGCGACGGCGAGGGCGAACTGGGGTTGTTGGTACGCGACGACTGGCAGCGCCGTGGGCTGGGCACGATGCTGGCCCGCGAGCTGATGCGCACGGCCGAGGCACGGGGAGCCCGGTCGGTCCACGCCTACGTCCAGGCGGACAACCTCTGCATGATCAGGATCATGAACCGGGTGGTCCCCGAGCCCGCCCGCAGCTGTCGGGACGGCATCCTGCACCTGACCGCCGATCTTCAGGACCAGCCCCGCACCTGA
- a CDS encoding S8 family serine peptidase, whose amino-acid sequence MGLVFTVVAALIAATAAPSVAQSADEHSAEPASIDADVVETLAEKGAADVWIVLEEQADLSAAAGVADWAERGQAVVDTLRGHAEQTQADAVALLSDAEADFTPYWISNRILVRDASEPLANSITTVPGVERISLPTVLAVPEPTEADEDGSSVDAVEWGVSSINADDVWADYGVTGAGIVVGSVDTGAQFDHPALVGSYRGNLGNGGFDHDYNWFDPSNACGSPSVVPCDNNRHGSHVTGTMTGDDGAGNQIGVAPGAQWIAAKGCESSGCSDTSLLASGQWMLAPTDVGGQNPRADLRPHVVNNSWGSANGSIIDPWYDEIVGAWTASGIFGLFSNGNSGPGCNTTGSPADSALSYGVGAYAVNNTIASFSSRGPGAEGDIRPSISAPGVAIRSSVPGNSYALLNGTSMAAPHVSGAVALLWSAAPSLVGDIEATRDLLDVTAIDVNDTTCGGTAADNNVWGEGRLDILAAVDAAPRGETGALAGTVTDAGTGEPVAGARVTVAGPQDRTVIAGSDGTFALTLSVGDYTVTGSAFGYGEASGTAAVGADETATLDLALTAVPARTVFGQVSDSGGAGLAGVEVGFGGGVLPSTTTDAGGGFVFQSVPEGTYELAAAGSGCVGALTRELVVAGGNTVANFTLPDVTDTHGNYCRNEGDAFVAGDTRVALSGDDASATVALPFPVGFYGQQYSEAFVATNGFLSFTAPSTAYSNGRLPTAGAPNGAVYPFWDDLTVDASAGVYTGVSGADGERVFVVEWRNVRLLSSQTRLTFAAQFHEDGGIVFAYESLPADLPAALGSSATVGIENAAGTDALEYSYNSPVLSSATSIRFGEPDFGYVTGTVVDANDGLPVGGVSVAISQRDSVLNTVTTADDGTFRAQQLLGYYTVTVGKENYSEYVTTAYLGDNRETVTVDAELTTARGEASPGDVSWVVPQDATRSTSVTLSNTGDHDLSWEISERGGDRVTQAPAQAELLSEVRSAAEDTAFDTRDNYTEEEIEDLAEAAPLAAGDVLSSWSVGQVDTAWGVGVDDSLWISDAVGLTNTEFGTDGGPTGRSHDADWATSWNADLAYDTRNDLFCQVNVGGDNGIHCWDESDGDVGYNITGSPWSAISQRGLAYRADDDSFYIGGWNEGVIYHVAGSSHAEPGTMLGRCTAPETGVAGLAYHPEAGTLWITTNSPTNTIYQVDPATCAAVSTVGFPENEQFAGAGLELDSAGALWATSQVSNTAYLIDSGVPMSTDVPWLRQKVSTGTLTPGDEIDVEVEIDTTGLEAGVYRATLLFDTNAGRQPVVQVPVEVVVSGYWQGVAVGGTEEHVAADEIAFAPDQTYTEGSWGWIGEDSTTGSVGANVDITNTREDALYRNQRTNLEAYRFDDLPAGTYEVTLGFAELQRSPKVDWRRFDVTLNERVILLGYDIAQTVGGRAADTRVFTVTIAEGESLDLEFLNRRSYRPAAINNIEVVHRPDW is encoded by the coding sequence ATGGGTCTGGTATTCACGGTGGTGGCCGCGTTGATCGCGGCCACCGCTGCCCCGTCGGTCGCACAGTCGGCGGACGAGCACAGCGCGGAACCGGCTTCGATCGATGCCGACGTGGTGGAGACATTGGCGGAGAAGGGCGCCGCCGACGTCTGGATCGTCCTGGAGGAACAGGCCGACCTGTCGGCGGCGGCAGGTGTCGCCGACTGGGCGGAACGCGGTCAGGCCGTGGTCGACACGCTGCGCGGGCACGCCGAGCAGACGCAGGCCGACGCCGTCGCGTTGTTGAGCGATGCGGAGGCGGACTTCACGCCGTACTGGATCTCCAACCGCATCCTGGTCCGCGACGCCTCCGAGCCGTTGGCGAACTCGATCACCACGGTGCCGGGCGTCGAGCGGATCTCGCTGCCCACCGTGCTGGCGGTCCCGGAGCCGACGGAGGCCGATGAGGACGGTTCGTCCGTCGACGCCGTCGAGTGGGGCGTCAGTTCGATCAACGCCGATGACGTGTGGGCCGATTACGGCGTCACCGGTGCGGGCATCGTGGTGGGCAGCGTCGACACCGGCGCGCAGTTCGACCACCCGGCGCTCGTCGGCTCCTACCGGGGCAATCTCGGCAACGGCGGCTTCGACCACGATTACAACTGGTTCGATCCCTCCAACGCCTGCGGCTCGCCGTCGGTGGTCCCCTGCGACAACAACCGCCACGGGAGCCATGTCACCGGCACGATGACCGGCGACGACGGTGCGGGCAACCAGATCGGCGTCGCCCCCGGCGCCCAGTGGATCGCCGCGAAGGGCTGCGAGAGCAGCGGCTGTTCGGACACCTCCCTGCTGGCCTCCGGTCAGTGGATGCTGGCCCCCACCGACGTGGGCGGCCAGAATCCGCGTGCCGACCTGCGCCCCCATGTGGTGAACAACTCCTGGGGCTCGGCCAACGGCTCGATCATCGACCCGTGGTACGACGAGATCGTCGGCGCCTGGACCGCCTCGGGCATCTTCGGCCTGTTCTCCAACGGCAACTCCGGTCCCGGCTGCAACACGACGGGCTCCCCGGCCGACTCGGCGTTGTCCTACGGGGTCGGCGCCTACGCGGTGAACAACACCATCGCCTCGTTCTCCAGCCGGGGCCCCGGAGCCGAGGGCGACATCCGCCCGAGCATCTCCGCCCCTGGCGTCGCCATCCGCTCCTCGGTTCCCGGCAACAGCTACGCGCTGCTCAACGGCACCTCGATGGCGGCCCCGCACGTCTCGGGCGCGGTGGCGCTGCTGTGGTCGGCCGCACCGAGCCTGGTCGGCGACATCGAGGCCACCAGGGACCTGCTCGATGTCACGGCCATCGACGTCAATGACACGACCTGCGGCGGCACCGCTGCCGACAACAACGTCTGGGGCGAGGGCAGGCTCGACATCCTGGCCGCCGTCGACGCCGCACCGCGCGGTGAGACCGGCGCTCTCGCGGGCACCGTCACCGATGCGGGCACCGGCGAGCCCGTCGCAGGAGCCAGGGTGACCGTCGCCGGTCCGCAGGACCGGACCGTCATCGCAGGCTCGGACGGGACGTTCGCCCTGACGCTGTCGGTCGGCGACTACACCGTCACCGGCTCGGCGTTCGGCTACGGCGAGGCGAGCGGCACCGCCGCCGTCGGAGCCGACGAGACCGCCACACTCGACCTCGCCCTGACCGCCGTCCCGGCCAGGACCGTGTTCGGCCAGGTGTCGGACTCCGGCGGTGCGGGCCTCGCAGGAGTCGAGGTCGGCTTCGGCGGCGGCGTGCTGCCCTCGACGACCACGGACGCGGGCGGCGGCTTCGTGTTCCAGTCCGTCCCGGAGGGCACCTACGAGCTGGCCGCAGCAGGTTCGGGCTGCGTCGGCGCGCTGACCAGAGAGCTGGTCGTCGCGGGCGGTAACACGGTCGCCAACTTCACCCTGCCCGACGTGACCGACACCCACGGCAACTACTGCCGCAACGAGGGCGACGCCTTCGTGGCGGGCGACACGCGGGTGGCGCTCAGCGGCGACGACGCTTCGGCCACCGTGGCCCTGCCGTTCCCGGTCGGCTTCTACGGGCAGCAGTACAGCGAGGCCTTCGTCGCCACCAACGGGTTCCTCAGCTTCACGGCGCCCTCGACCGCCTACAGCAACGGCCGTCTGCCCACCGCAGGGGCGCCCAACGGCGCCGTCTACCCGTTCTGGGACGACCTGACGGTCGACGCGTCGGCAGGTGTCTACACCGGAGTCTCTGGCGCGGACGGCGAGCGGGTCTTCGTCGTCGAATGGCGCAACGTCCGGCTGCTCAGCTCGCAGACCAGACTGACCTTCGCCGCGCAGTTCCACGAGGACGGCGGCATCGTCTTCGCCTACGAGAGCCTGCCCGCCGACCTCCCGGCCGCGCTGGGCTCCTCCGCCACGGTCGGCATCGAGAACGCCGCCGGAACCGACGCCCTGGAATACTCCTACAACTCGCCCGTCCTGTCCTCGGCGACGTCGATCCGCTTCGGCGAGCCCGACTTCGGCTACGTGACCGGCACGGTCGTCGACGCCAACGACGGGCTGCCCGTCGGCGGCGTCTCGGTGGCGATCTCCCAACGGGACTCGGTGCTGAACACGGTGACGACCGCGGACGACGGCACCTTCCGCGCCCAGCAGCTCCTCGGCTACTACACGGTGACCGTCGGCAAGGAGAACTACTCGGAGTACGTCACCACCGCGTACCTCGGCGACAACCGGGAGACGGTGACCGTCGACGCCGAGCTGACCACCGCGCGCGGTGAGGCCAGTCCGGGTGACGTGTCGTGGGTCGTCCCCCAGGACGCCACCCGCAGCACCTCGGTGACCCTGAGCAACACCGGCGACCACGACCTGAGCTGGGAGATCTCTGAACGCGGCGGCGACCGCGTGACGCAGGCGCCCGCACAGGCCGAACTGCTGTCCGAGGTGCGGTCGGCGGCGGAGGACACCGCCTTCGACACACGGGACAACTACACCGAGGAGGAGATCGAGGACCTCGCCGAGGCCGCCCCGCTCGCGGCGGGCGACGTGCTGTCCTCCTGGTCGGTCGGACAGGTCGACACCGCATGGGGCGTCGGCGTCGACGACAGCCTGTGGATCTCCGACGCCGTCGGGCTCACCAACACCGAGTTCGGCACGGACGGCGGTCCCACCGGTCGATCCCACGACGCCGACTGGGCGACCTCCTGGAACGCCGACCTGGCCTACGACACCCGTAACGATCTGTTCTGCCAGGTCAACGTCGGCGGCGACAACGGAATCCACTGCTGGGACGAGTCGGACGGCGACGTCGGCTACAACATCACCGGCTCGCCGTGGAGCGCGATCTCGCAGCGGGGCCTCGCCTACCGGGCCGACGACGACTCGTTCTACATCGGCGGCTGGAACGAGGGCGTGATCTACCACGTCGCGGGTTCCTCGCACGCCGAGCCGGGAACGATGCTCGGCCGGTGCACCGCGCCGGAGACGGGCGTGGCGGGTCTGGCGTATCACCCGGAGGCCGGGACGCTGTGGATCACCACCAACAGCCCGACCAACACGATCTACCAGGTCGACCCCGCCACCTGCGCGGCCGTCTCGACGGTCGGCTTCCCGGAGAACGAGCAGTTCGCGGGCGCGGGCCTCGAGTTGGACTCCGCTGGCGCGCTGTGGGCGACCTCGCAGGTCTCCAACACCGCCTATCTGATCGACAGCGGCGTGCCGATGTCGACCGACGTGCCGTGGCTGCGGCAGAAGGTCTCCACCGGCACCCTGACGCCCGGTGACGAGATCGACGTCGAGGTGGAGATCGACACGACCGGTCTGGAGGCGGGCGTCTACCGGGCGACCCTCCTCTTCGACACCAACGCGGGCAGGCAGCCCGTCGTCCAGGTGCCGGTCGAGGTCGTCGTCTCCGGTTACTGGCAGGGCGTCGCGGTGGGCGGCACCGAGGAGCACGTCGCGGCCGACGAGATCGCCTTCGCCCCCGACCAGACCTACACCGAGGGATCGTGGGGCTGGATCGGCGAGGACTCGACCACGGGCAGTGTCGGCGCGAACGTCGACATCACCAACACCAGGGAGGACGCCCTCTACCGCAACCAGCGGACGAACCTGGAGGCCTACCGGTTCGACGATCTTCCGGCGGGCACCTACGAGGTGACGCTCGGCTTCGCCGAACTCCAGCGCTCCCCGAAGGTGGACTGGCGCCGGTTCGACGTCACCCTCAACGAGCGGGTGATCCTGCTGGGCTACGACATCGCCCAGACCGTGGGCGGCCGGGCGGCCGACACGCGGGTGTTCACCGTGACGATCGCCGAGGGCGAGTCGCTGGACCTCGAGTTCCTCAACCGGCGCAGCTACCGGCCCGCCGCGATCAACAACATCGAGGTGGTGCACCGGCCGGACTGGTGA
- a CDS encoding S8 family serine peptidase: protein MSETRTSARWSRRGTKGLRGASGLVLAMAAALFAAGTVPSIAQQTDIDDDRASIDADVLEVLHEQGTSDVWIVLEERADLSAASEVFDWAERGQAVVDTLRATAGQSQDEAVTLLTAEGADFTPYWISNRILVRSASESLADSITRIPGVDRVSLPTVLAIPEPVDQPAADAAVDGIEWGIDSINADDVWADYGFTGEGIVVGSVDTGVEFDHPALVGSYRGNLGNGGFDHDHHWFDPSNTCGSPSTVPCDNHGHGTHVTGTMIGDDRAGNQIGVAPGAQWISAKGCEGGTGCSESALLGATQWMLAPTDTDGQNPRADLRPHIVNNSWGVPNGPAVDSTFDEVIAAWDASGIFALFSNGNSGPGCDTIDSPADSMLAYGIGAHSVNNTIANSSGRGPGADGTIRPNITAPGVSVRSALPGALYGAASGTSMAAPHVAGSVALLWSAAPSLIGDVEATRALLDTTAIPVNDTSCGGTPEDNNVWGKGRLDVLAAVDAAPRGDAGVLTGTVTDSTTGEPVAAARVAVSGPQNRAVVAAADGTFTLMLPVGDYAVTGTVFGYAENGASATVLADQTATVDLALTALPTHAVSGRISDSGGTGLAGVEVVFGNGELPSSTTDAGGDFVFDAVPAGTHRLAAQGSGCAEPQARDVVVSNGDTAVDFTLADVTDAYGNFCRVQDGAFPAGDTRLALSGDDASETVALPFPITFYGQRYEQAFIATNGFLSFVSASTAAGNTTLPNPLLPNGSVYPFWDDLVVEGTGGVFTGVSGAEGDRVFVVEWRDVRLVDSQAEITFSVAFHEGGGLVFGYADLPTDEPTALGGSATVGIENFRGSDALQYSFNTPVLTAGTSIRFHQPDTGVDRISGPAPAPSAFRGRDRPA from the coding sequence GTGTCTGAAACCCGCACCTCGGCACGATGGTCAAGACGGGGCACGAAGGGATTGCGCGGTGCATCCGGTCTGGTGCTCGCCATGGCGGCCGCATTGTTCGCGGCTGGCACGGTGCCGTCGATCGCGCAGCAGACCGACATCGACGATGACCGGGCGTCGATCGACGCCGACGTACTCGAGGTCCTCCACGAGCAGGGCACCAGCGACGTCTGGATCGTCCTGGAGGAGCGGGCAGACCTGTCGGCCGCCTCGGAGGTGTTCGATTGGGCCGAGCGGGGCCAGGCCGTCGTCGACACCCTGCGCGCGACCGCCGGGCAGAGCCAGGACGAGGCGGTCACGCTGCTCACGGCCGAGGGTGCGGACTTCACGCCGTACTGGATCTCCAACCGCATCCTCGTCCGGTCCGCCTCCGAGTCACTGGCCGACTCGATCACCCGGATACCCGGTGTCGACCGGGTCTCGCTGCCGACCGTGCTGGCGATCCCGGAGCCGGTCGATCAGCCTGCGGCGGACGCGGCCGTCGACGGAATCGAGTGGGGCATCGACTCGATCAACGCCGACGACGTCTGGGCGGACTACGGCTTCACCGGCGAGGGCATCGTGGTCGGCAGTGTGGACACCGGCGTCGAATTCGACCATCCAGCGCTGGTCGGCTCCTACCGGGGCAACCTCGGCAACGGCGGCTTCGACCACGATCACCACTGGTTCGACCCCTCGAACACCTGCGGTTCGCCGTCGACCGTCCCCTGCGACAACCACGGCCACGGCACCCACGTCACCGGCACCATGATCGGCGACGACCGGGCGGGCAACCAGATCGGCGTGGCACCCGGCGCGCAGTGGATCTCCGCCAAGGGCTGCGAGGGCGGCACGGGCTGTTCGGAGAGCGCGTTGCTCGGTGCGACCCAGTGGATGCTGGCCCCGACCGACACCGACGGGCAGAACCCGCGCGCCGACCTCCGGCCGCACATCGTCAACAACTCGTGGGGGGTCCCCAACGGCCCGGCCGTCGACTCCACCTTCGACGAGGTCATCGCCGCCTGGGACGCCTCGGGAATCTTCGCCCTGTTCTCCAACGGCAACTCCGGTCCCGGCTGCGACACCATCGATTCACCGGCCGATTCGATGCTGGCCTACGGCATCGGCGCCCACTCGGTGAACAACACCATCGCCAACTCCTCCGGCCGGGGGCCCGGTGCGGACGGCACGATCCGGCCGAACATCACCGCTCCCGGCGTGAGCGTCCGCTCCGCCCTGCCCGGCGCGCTCTACGGCGCCGCCAGCGGCACCTCGATGGCCGCCCCGCACGTCGCGGGATCGGTGGCCCTGCTGTGGTCGGCCGCGCCGAGCCTGATCGGCGACGTCGAGGCCACCCGAGCCCTGCTGGACACCACCGCCATCCCGGTCAACGACACCAGTTGCGGCGGAACCCCCGAGGACAACAACGTCTGGGGCAAGGGCCGACTCGACGTCCTGGCCGCCGTGGACGCCGCGCCGCGCGGTGACGCAGGCGTCCTGACCGGCACCGTCACCGACTCGACCACCGGAGAACCTGTTGCCGCCGCCAGAGTCGCGGTGTCCGGCCCCCAGAACCGGGCCGTGGTCGCCGCAGCGGACGGCACCTTCACGCTGATGCTGCCCGTCGGCGACTACGCGGTGACCGGCACCGTCTTCGGCTACGCCGAGAACGGGGCATCGGCCACCGTCCTCGCCGACCAGACGGCGACGGTCGACCTGGCCCTGACCGCCCTGCCGACCCACGCCGTGTCCGGCCGGATCTCCGACTCGGGGGGCACCGGGCTGGCCGGTGTCGAGGTGGTCTTCGGCAATGGCGAGCTGCCCTCGTCGACCACCGACGCAGGCGGCGACTTCGTGTTCGACGCCGTCCCGGCAGGCACCCACCGCCTCGCCGCCCAGGGCTCCGGCTGTGCCGAGCCGCAGGCCAGGGACGTGGTCGTCTCGAACGGCGACACGGCCGTCGACTTCACCCTCGCCGACGTCACCGATGCCTACGGCAACTTCTGCCGCGTCCAGGACGGCGCGTTCCCTGCCGGGGACACCCGGTTGGCGTTGAGCGGCGACGACGCCTCGGAGACGGTCGCCCTGCCCTTCCCGATCACGTTCTACGGGCAGCGCTACGAGCAGGCATTCATCGCGACCAACGGCTTCCTCAGCTTCGTCTCCGCCTCCACCGCCGCAGGCAACACCACGCTGCCCAACCCGCTGTTGCCCAACGGCTCCGTCTACCCGTTCTGGGACGACCTGGTCGTCGAGGGAACGGGCGGCGTCTTCACCGGGGTGTCCGGCGCCGAGGGCGACCGGGTGTTCGTCGTGGAGTGGCGGGATGTCCGGCTGGTCGATTCGCAGGCCGAGATCACCTTCTCCGTCGCCTTCCACGAGGGTGGCGGCCTGGTGTTCGGCTACGCGGACCTGCCCACCGACGAGCCGACCGCGCTCGGCGGGTCGGCCACGGTCGGCATCGAGAACTTCCGGGGCAGCGATGCGTTGCAGTACTCCTTCAACACGCCGGTCCTCACGGCCGGGACCTCGATCCGATTCCACCAGCCCGACACGGGCGTCGACCGGATCTCTGGTCCGGCACCCGCGCCGTCGGCGTTCCGAGGCCGAGATCGGCCCGCCTGA
- a CDS encoding helix-turn-helix domain-containing protein, which yields MSSGRQTVERRQLGLMLKRLRERAGRSQAETARAIGKDQARLSRVELGTGSLSPDEIATLLDFVEVDAEERATVLSLGAETRKRQRRRGYTDLLPGDFARLADLEADAVEIRGYDAGAVPGLMQSPEYVRALLNAGNSVWWESSEEELARRVDFRLAQQRRVIEATSPKKLHFVFTEDALHYVVGSPAVMRGQVLHLLQLGELVSDITIQILPFGAKDNPAPGGGLILLDFVAAPAIGFVSVLFGPCTYHDQKQDIDAMARAFGRVSQLALSPEESRGLLIKRLKEQ from the coding sequence GTGAGCAGCGGCAGGCAGACCGTGGAGAGACGCCAGCTCGGCCTCATGCTCAAGCGGCTGCGTGAACGCGCGGGTCGTTCGCAGGCCGAGACCGCCCGCGCCATCGGCAAGGATCAGGCCCGCCTGAGCCGTGTCGAGCTGGGAACCGGTTCGCTCAGTCCCGATGAGATCGCTACGCTGCTGGACTTCGTCGAGGTCGATGCGGAAGAACGGGCGACGGTGCTCTCGCTCGGTGCCGAGACACGCAAGCGGCAGCGTCGGCGCGGTTATACAGACCTGCTGCCCGGCGATTTCGCTCGGCTGGCCGATCTGGAGGCTGATGCAGTCGAGATTCGCGGCTATGATGCCGGTGCTGTTCCAGGCCTCATGCAGTCACCTGAGTATGTTCGGGCATTGTTGAACGCGGGAAACAGTGTCTGGTGGGAGTCTTCTGAGGAGGAGCTGGCCCGGCGGGTCGATTTCCGGCTAGCTCAACAGAGGCGGGTCATCGAGGCGACGTCGCCGAAGAAGCTCCATTTCGTTTTCACGGAAGATGCTCTGCATTACGTCGTCGGCTCGCCTGCCGTGATGCGTGGTCAGGTGCTGCACCTGCTTCAGCTCGGCGAGCTAGTCTCGGACATCACGATTCAAATTTTGCCGTTTGGTGCAAAGGATAATCCGGCTCCTGGCGGCGGCCTGATCCTCTTGGACTTTGTCGCTGCGCCCGCCATTGGCTTTGTTTCGGTCTTGTTTGGGCCGTGTACCTATCATGATCAGAAGCAGGACATCGACGCAATGGCTCGGGCCTTCGGCCGGGTATCTCAGCTGGCGTTGTCACCCGAGGAATCACGGGGTCTTCTGATCAAAAGACTGAAGGAGCAGTAG
- a CDS encoding DUF397 domain-containing protein produces MPYDTGWFTSSRTTPASNNCVEVRMTEPTVFVRDSKNPGGGVLAVTPAAWAAFLRRSAG; encoded by the coding sequence ATGCCATATGACACTGGTTGGTTTACCAGCAGCAGAACTACCCCTGCCAGTAACAACTGCGTTGAGGTGCGAATGACCGAACCGACGGTCTTCGTGCGCGATTCCAAGAATCCGGGTGGCGGTGTTCTGGCGGTGACGCCCGCAGCGTGGGCCGCGTTCTTGCGGCGATCTGCGGGCTGA